A region of Pseudorasbora parva isolate DD20220531a chromosome 14, ASM2467924v1, whole genome shotgun sequence DNA encodes the following proteins:
- the LOC137039821 gene encoding uncharacterized protein F54H12.2-like, translating into MALLHRMSGECIKSELDLFTVPMTQTVIEKNGYLEVAPLSAISDSAPLEFFIAGNGDDYLDLNNIMLYLRVKITKPNGDVIAHPAKVGLINYPGATIFSQVDVTLGDRLISQSSSTYPYRCIIESLINYGKDTLESIFASGLFYKDTAGQMNVHDPAGNNAGLTKRSSYTSESKEVELLVPIHSDIFFQEKLLINGVDIKIRFIRAKDEFCLMRSNDVAYKLNIVAASLFVKKVSVSPPVRLAHAQTLLSTTAKYPVDRVSLKSFSIPAGARVSNQENLFLGTLPKSIVIGMVDNDAFTGSYTKNPFAFHHYNLEFSAVYLDGQQFPAKPLQPNFSDGMAVREYYQLVMATGRHLKDQPLAIGRNDFLNGYTLYAFTNKLTL; encoded by the coding sequence ATGGCGTTACTGCATCGCATGTCGGGAGAATGCATCAAGTCGGAGCTGGACTTATTTACGGTCCCGATGACGCAGACCGTTATTGAGAAAAATGGCTATTTAGAAGTGGCCCCTTTATCGGCCATATCCGACTCCGCTCCGTTGGAATTTTTTATCGCGGGCAACGGCGATGATTATTTGGATCTCAACAACATCATGCTCTATCTACGGGTGAAAATCACGAAACCTAACGGTGATGTGATTGCACACCCGGCGAAGGTAGGGCTGATCAACTACCCCGGAGCCACCATATTTTCACAAGTCGACGTAACCCTGGGCGATCGTCTGATATCTCAAAGTTCGAGCACCTATCCTTATCGCTGCATCATAGAAAGTCTGATCAACTACGGTAAAGATACTCTGGAATCTATTTTCGCCTCCGGCTTGTTTTACAAGGACACCGCGGGTCAGATGAATGTCCACGACCCCGCAGGCAATAACGCGGGGCTGACAAAGAGATCGAGCTACACCAGCGAAAGCAAGGAGGTGGAACTCCTTGTGCCCATACACAGTGATATATTCTTCCAGGAGAAACTTTTGATAAACGGGGTTGACATTAAGATAAGATTTATTAGAGCAAAAGATGAATTCTGTCTGATGAGGTCCAACGACGTGGCTTACAAATTAAATATAGTGGCTGCATCCCTATTTGTCAAGAAAGTTTCTGTATCACCGCCGGTGAGACTGGCACACGCCCAGACACTACTCTCGACAACGGCAAAGTACCCCGTCGATAGGGTCAGTCTAAAATCATTCTCCATACCCGCAGGGGCTCGTGTTTCAAATCaagaaaatctgtttttaggAACGCTACCCAAGTCTATCGTCATAGGTATGGTCGACAACGACGCCTTCACCGGCTCCTACACGAAAAATCCATTCGCCTTTCATCATTATAACTTAGAATTTTCAGCGGTGTACCTTGACGGACAGCAGTTCCCTGCGAAGCCTCTTCAGCCCAATTTCAGCGATGGAATGGCGGTACGGGAATATTATCAGCTGGTGATGGCGACCGGGAGACATCTTAAAGATCAACCGCTCGCTATCGGCAGGAATGATTTCCTGAACGGATACACGCTTTACGCATTTACAAACAAATTAACTCTGTAG